The Neurospora crassa OR74A linkage group IV, whole genome shotgun sequence genome has a segment encoding these proteins:
- a CDS encoding small nuclear ribonucleoprotein, whose amino-acid sequence MLPLGILTAAQGHPMLVELKNGETLNGHLIQCDTWMNLTLREVVQTSPEGDKFVRLPEVYVKGNNIKYLRVPDDVIDIAREQQHSQHGGHRGGRGGGQNRGDYGGRGGRGGRGGGDRGGHRGGRGRGRGA is encoded by the exons ATG CTACCGTTAGGCATCCTCACCGCGGCGCAAGGCCATCCCATGCTCGTTGAGCTCAAGAACGGCGAAACGCTCAACGGCCACTTGATCCAATGCGATACATGGATGAATCTGACGCTAAGGGAGGTTGTTCAGACCAGCCCG GAAGGCGATAAGTTTGTGAGGTTACCAGAGGTTTACGTCAAGGGAAACAAC ATCAAATATCTTCGAGTACCGGACGACGTGATCGACATTGCAAGGGAGCAGCAACACAGTCAACACGGTGGACACAGAggcggccgcggcggcggacAGAACAGAGGCGATTATGGCGGCCGTGGCGGCCGtggcggacgaggagggggCGACAGAGGTGGTCACAGGGGAGGCCGCGGCCGTGGCAGGGGCGCATGA